Within Schumannella luteola, the genomic segment GTTCTACGTGATCGGCCTGGTGCCCGGCTTCGCCCTGTCGGGTGCGTGGAGCGACCGCTGGGGCCGCAAGCCGGTCATGCTCGGCGGGCTGGTGATCGGCGTGATCGGCAGCGTCATCCTCGCCACCGCCAGCTCGAGCGTGGTCGGAATGAGCGTCGGCCGCCTCGTCTGCGGCGTCAGCGTCGCGGTCGGCATGGTCGTCGGCAGCAGCTGGATCAAAGAGCTGTCGGTCGCCTCCGGCCGCTCGTCGTCGGGCGCCCGCCGTGCGGCGCTGTCGCTGACGGCCGGATTCGGCGGCGGCGCCGGGATCGGCGGGGTGCTGGCGCAGTGGGCTCCGCTGCCGACCGTGCTGCCCTACGTCGTGCAGATCGCGGCGACGATCCTCGCCGGCGTCGTGCTGCTGCGGGCTCCGGAGACGCGGATGCCCGACCCGGCCGTGCGCTCGCTGCTCGGCGATCTGCGCATCCCCCGTCATGCTCGCCGTCGCTTCGTGCGCACCGTGCTGCCGCTCGCGCCGTGGGTGTTCGCGGCACCGGCGCTCGCCTTCGCGGTCGGACCGAACCTCGTCGCGGATCAGACCGGCGAGCTGCGCGTCGGCTTCGCGACCCTCGCCACCGTCGTCACCCTCAGCGCGGGCACGGTCGTGCAGCTGCTCTCGGCGCCGATCGCCCGCCTCACCCGCGAGCGCCACGGCGTGATCGGCATGGCGCTCATCGCGATCGGCGCGGTGCTGGTGATCCGCGCGGCCGTCACCGGTTCGATCCCCGCGGTACTCGTCGCGGCGCCGCTCTTCGGCGCCGGCTATGGGCTCTGCATGGTCTTCGGTCTCGCCGCCGTGCAGAACATGGCGACGCCCCACGACCTCGCCGGGCTCACCGCCGTCTACTACTCCCTCACCTACGCCGGCTTCTTCCTGCCGGCGATCCTGGCGGTGCTCGCGCCGCTCGTCTCGTTCCCGGCCGCGCTCATCGGCACGGCCGTCGTGGTGCTGGGATGCGCGGCGCTCGTCGTGCGCGGCCTGCGCCGGGGCGCGAGCGCGTAGCCCGCGCCCGCGCGCTCAGCGTCGGCCCAGCGGGAGCCCGGCGTCACACTGCGACGTGGTGATCGTGCAGAGCCGACGCTGTGCCGTCGACCCCCCACGACCTGCGTTCAGCGGAACGCGACCCGCTCGGCGCACCTCAGCGCGACGCGCCGCCATACCGAGGCCGCCGCGCAGCGCGCATCAGGCCTCGGCGGTGACCGCCCGGGCGAAGTTCGCCGCGTGCTCGGCCAGGCGCAGCATCCGCTCCTGCCTGGCGGCCTCGATGTCGTAGCCGATGTAGGCCGGCGGCGGCGGGGTGCGCACGTTCGCCGAGCACTCGAACTCCGAGCAGAGCAGGGTGCCGAGGGTGTCGCCCTTGCGGCCGGCGGCGCCGGCGCGCTTGGCGCTGAAGAAGACGACGTCGTTCGGCAGGCGCACGTCCTGGCACCACGAGCACTGCGCGCGCGAGCGCGGTGCGGCGTCGGCCTGGCGTAGCAGCACGCCGACCAGTCCCTGCCCGTCGGGGGCCGTGTCATCCGGCACCGACAGCACCAGGTAGGCACGGCGGGCGAGCTTGCGATCGCGCCAGCCGAGGTAGTCGAGCTGACCGAAGTCGATCTCGTCGAGCTCGGGCAGGGTCAGTGAGCTGACCTCCTTGCGGGAGGCGTTGACGAAGGAGGCGCGGAGGGCCTTCTCATCGATGGGGAGCATGGGCGTGAAGCCTTTCGGATCCGCCGCGCGCCGGGGCGCGCGGGCGTGAACGGAGTCCGGCGACGACACGCGGGCGACGCTGTGCGCGCACGAGAGCAGCGGGCATCCGCGAGCTGCGGCGCGACGCGAGGTGGTCGCGCGGGAGAGATGAGGATGCGAGCCGTCGTGAAGCGGAGCCGGACGAGGAGATGAGGTGGATGCGCGGGGTCGAGCGACCGCGTCTACCTGGTGCCGGCGCAGAGCGCGCCAGCGACCTCCTCACGCCCGCGGGGCGTCGTGTTCCCGTTCTTCACGAGAGGTCACGGTACGCCCGTTCGGCGAGAATCGCACGCTCGGCGATGCGAGGTGCGGCCGGGCCGGGTACGCGGTTGCGGATGCAGAGGACCGTCAAGCCGCGGCCGGGCTCAGCGGCCGGCTCCGTGCGAAACTGCACACGTCGACGTTGCGCAGCGCGGGATCGCGGCACCGCACCGCACCGCACCGCACGCCGCGGCCGGTGCGGGCCGCGTGCGCGGTTTCGGATGCGCGCATCCACGGAGCCGCGGTGGGGATCGGCGACCATCCTCGTCCGAAACCGCGCACGCAGGTGCGGCGCCGGTCGGCTCAGGCGGCGGGCGCCGGCTCGAGCGGGGCGACCACGAGGGCGCCGTCGACCCAGCTCACGGCGCGCAGGTCGGCGACGAGCAGGTCGGGCGACCCCGCGCCGGCCGGGAGGCCGACGCCGATGACGGTGCCGACGCCGGCCGCGCGGGCGGCGGCGATGCCGGCCGGCGCATCCTCGAACACGACACAGCGGGCCGGATCGCGCTCGATCAGCTCGGCACCGCGGCGGTACGGCTCCGGATCGGGCTTGCCCCGGGCGACGTCCTCAGCAGCGACGATCCCGTCGGGCCGGGCGACGCCGGCGGAGGCCAGGCGGCGGGCGGCGAGCTCGCGGGCACCCGAGGTGACGACGGTCCAGAGGCCCTGCGGCAGCGCGTCCGTGAGCTCGACGGCGCCCGGGATCGCCCGGGTTCCGTCGACGTGCTCGACCTCGAGGCGCTCGAGCTCGGCGTTGGCACGCTCGACGTCGTCGGCGGCCACGAGGCTGCGCACCGTGTCGACGGCGCGGACGCCGTGCACGATGTCGCGGCGGAAGTCGAAGGCGGGCGCCCAGCGGGCCGCCCAGATTCCCCAGGCGCGCGCAGCCGACTCGAGCGAGTCGACGAGCACGCCGTCGCAGTCGAACAGCACGCCCTCGACCGGGATGCGCACCATGGTTCCTCCTTCTGGCCGGCCGGGGCCGGCATCCGTTTCGTGCCGCTCAGCTCGCGTCACCACGTGGCGCGACGCGACTCGGCTCGGGCTTCCACGCGGAACGGCGGCACCGGGCGACCGAGGTCGCGCAGCGCCGCCGTCCGCTTCTCAGATCACTTCGCCGAGATCGACTCCGACTCGGCCGCGTCGTCCGTCGCCGCGACGGCGGCGCGACGACGGTCGCGTCCGCGCAGCGCGAAGGTCGCGACGAACATCGCCACGATCGACACCAGGATGCCGGCGATGACGGCGATCTGCCCGCCGCCGACCGAGAGCCAGCCGAGGAACAGGCCGACGATGCCGTAGTCGGCGTCGGAGAACGTGGAGTTCGCGAAGCCGATCTCACCGAGCACCGGCAGCAGCAGCAGCGGCAGGAAGGTGATCGCGAGGCCGTTGGCGAAGGCGCCGAGCATCGCCCCGCGACGACCGCCCGCGGCGTTGCCGATGACGCCCGAGGCGGCGCCGGTCATGAAGTGCGCCACGACGCCGGGCACGATGATCGCGCCGCCCATGAAGACCATCGCGACCAGGCCGACGATGCCGCCGACGAAGCTCGAGAGAAAGCCGATGAGCACCGCGTTCGGCGCGAACGGGAAGACGATCGGCACATCCAGGGCCGGCTTCGCGTTCTTGACCAGTCGGTCGGAGATGCCCTTGAACGCGGGGATGATCTCGGCGAGCACCACGCGCACGCCGGCGAGGATGATGAACACGCCCGCCGAGAACGTCGCCGCCTGCATGAGCAGGAAGACGAGGAAGTTCTGGCCGTCGCTGAGCTTGTCCTCGATGTACGGAGCGCCGGCGAAGAGCCCGACGATCACGTAGATGACGGCCATCGAGAGGGCCACGATCACGGTGGTGTCGCGCAGGAAGCCGAGGCCGTTCGGGAACTTGATGTCCTCGGTCGACTTCGAGTTCCCCTTGCCGCGGGTGACCGTCGCGACGAGGCCGCTGAGCGCGATGCCGACGCCGCCGGTGTGGCCGAGCGCGACGTCGTCGTTGCCGGTGACCTTGCGCATGAACGGCTGGATGAGCGCCGGAGAGAGGGTCATGTAGACGCCCTGCGCGAGCGAGCCCCAGAGCACCACGGCCCAGGTGTCGAAGCCGGCGACGCCGAGGATGACGGCGATCATCGCCGCGATGTAGAAGGCGACGTGACCCGAGAGGTAGATGAACTTGAAGCGAGTCAGCGCCGCGAGGGCGATGTTCACGATCATGCCGAAGAAGAAGATCAGCGCGGCTGCCGAGCCGTACTTCAGCAGCACCTGGCCGACGATGGCCTCGTTGTTCGGCACGACGCCCTGCACGTTGAAGGCGTGCTGGAACATCTCGCCGAAGAAGCCGAGCGAGCCGACGACGACCCCGGCGCCCGCGGCGAGCACGAGGAATCCGACGAGGGTTCGCACGGTGCCCTTGAGCACGTCGCTGAACGACTTGCGCTGCACGGCGAGGCCGACGAGCGAGATCAGCGCGACGATGATCGCCGGCTGACGGAACAGATCGAGGAAGACGGAGAGGATGCCGTCGACGACGGGGTTCACTCGGCACCCCCGACGGCGATTCCGTGACGCTCGGCCGCGGCACGCACCTTCTCGGTGAGCTCGTTCTGGTCGATGATGCTGTTCAGCACCACCACGTCGCCCAGACCGGCCGCGGCTTCGGCGAGGTCGGCGCCGACGAAGACGGCATCCGCGTCGCCCTTCGCGACCGAGCCGAGGTCGGCGTGGTCGACGTCGACCCCGGTGACTCCGAGCTGCTTGAGCGCCTTCTCGATGTTCATGTGCACCATGAAGCTGGAGCCCAGCCCTGTGCTGCAGACCGCGAGGAACTTCATCCTTCGTTTCCGTTCTGATCGATGACCGCCGAGACCTCGGCGGGGGTGGTGGCCGCGAGCAGCGCGTCGCGCTGCTCGGCGTCGGTGAGCAGGCCGGCGAGCTCCTGCATGGTCTCCAGGTGTCCGGTCGGGTCGGAGGCCGCCAGGCACAGGAAGAGGTCGATGGGATGCGCGGCCTCGTCGTTGAGCAGCACGGCGGGCCGCACGCGCAGGGAGCTGAGTCCGGTGCGGTTGACGCCCGCTTCGGGGCGGGCGTGCGCGAGAGCGATGCCGAAGCCGAGGTCGATGTAGGTGCCGCCGGCGGCGATCGAGTCGAGCATGGCCTGCACGTAGCCGGGCTCGATCGAGCCGTCGGCGAGCAGCGGCGCGGCGACGCGCTGGACGGCGTCGCGCCAGCCGTCGACGTCGTCGGCGAAGAGGATGCGCTCGGGGGTGAGGTGGTCGCTCAGCATGGGGCCTTCTTGACGGTGGATGTTCGTGAGGCGGGTCGTCGTGGTCGCCATCAGCCGTGCAGGCCGAAGGCGATCTCGCTGTTCTGGGGGGTGAAGTGCGAGGTGCCGTACGAGACGGCGACGTCATCGGAGTCGTAGACGGTGGAGTCGACGCGCAGCACCTTCTCGCCGACCTCGACGCCGAGGTGCTGGGCGAGGGCGGTGTCGGCGGTGTCGAGCGAGACGACGACCTCGTTGCGGGCGAGGGTCACGCCGGCGCCGCGCAGGTAGTCGAAGAGCGAGCCGTCGGTGAAGTCGGCGTCGAGGATGCCGGGGAAGCGTTCGAGCGGCAGGTCGGTCACGGCGAGGTGGTGCAGGGCGTCGTTGACGTAGCGCAGGCGGGTGAGGCGGGCGACGCGGTCGGCGCTGTTGACGGCGAGCTTGTCGGAGCTGAAGGCGCCGGCCGCCGCATCCTCGAAGCCGATCACGCGGGTGTGCACGGCGTGCCCCTCGCGGCTCTGCTGTGTGTGGAACCCGCTGACCTGGTCGGCGAAGCGCTCGGGGTAGCGGGAGGCGTAGCGCGGTGCGGAGACGAAGGTGCCGCGGCCCTGCTCGCGCACGAGGAAGCCGTCGGCGATGAGGCCGTCGACTGCGTGGCGGAGGGTGATGCGGCTGACGCCGTACTCGTCGCAGAGCACCGGCTCGGCGGGCAGGCGCGTGCCGACCTCGAGGTCGCGGATGCGCGTGAGCAGGTGCTCGCGCACGGCCACGTACTTGCTCGTGCCGTTGGCGATGGGCATCGGCGCCTCCTCGTCGAGTTCGGGTGCCCTGCGGCCGTGCCGCGGGTGTCGGGTGCCGTCACATTGGATCAGTTTCGTCCTGATTCGTTATGACGACATGATTATTACACTATCGTCGCCGCTGTCGACAACACCGAGGTCGACGATGCCGAGGAGAGAACGCATGAGCACCGCCGTCCCCGCCGCCCCGACCACCGACGCCGCCGGCACGGATGCCGTCGTCGCCCGCGACGTCGACACCGTGACCACCGCCCGCCTGCTCGCGCTCGACGCCGTCGAGGCCGCCGGATCCGGACACCCCGGCACCGCGATCGCCCTCGCGCCCGTCGCCGAGCTGCTGTTCCAGAAGCACCTGCGCCACGACCCGGCGAACCCCGACTGGGCGGGCCGCGACCGCTTCGTGCTCTCGTGCGGGCACGCCAGCATCCTGCTGTACACGCAGCTCTTCCTCACCGGTTACGGCCTCGAGCTCGACGACCTGCGCTCCTTCCGCGCGCTCGACTCGCTCACTCCCGGGCACCCCGAGTACGGCCACACGCCCGGTGTCGAGACCACGACGGGTCCGCTCGGCCAGGGACTGGCCACGGCCGTCGGCATGGCCATGGCGATGAAGCACGAGCGCGCGAGCTACGACGCCGACGCCGCACTCGGCACCTCGCCGTTCGACCGCACCGTGTGGGTGCTCGCCTCCGACGGCGACATCCAGGAGGGCATCTCGGCCGAGGCCGCCGCGCTCGCCGGGCACCACCGCCTCGACAACCTCGTCGTGATCTACGACGACAACGACATCCAGATCGAGGGCTCGACCACCCTGTCGAGCTCGGAGGACGTCGCCGCGCGCTTCCGCGCCCACGGCTGGGAGGTCGACCGCGTCGAGCTCGCCGCCGACGGCGACGTCGATGTGCCCGCGCTGGATGCGGCGCTCGCCGCCCCGCGCACCGGGCGGCCGCGCCTGGTGGTGCTGAAATCGCAGATCGCCTGGCCCGCCCCGAACGCCGTCGGCACCGCCGCATCCCACGGCGCCCCGCTCGGCCAGGCCGAGGCGGCCGCGATGCGCGAGGTTCTCGGCGTCACGACCGGGCCGTTCGAGGTCGCCGACGAGGTACTCGCCGCGACCCGCACCGCGCTGACCCGCGGCGCCGCGCAGCACGCCGAGTGGCAGCAGCGCTTCGACGCCTGGAGCGCCGCCCACCCCGAGGCCGCCGCGCAGCTCGCCCGCGCCCAGTCGGGCCTGCTGCCCGAGGGGCTCGAGGCCGCGCTCCCGACCTGGCAGCCCGGTGAGGCGCTCGCCACCCGCGACGCCTCCGGCAAGATCATCCAGGCGCTCGCCGAGGTCATGCCCGAGCTGTGGGGCGGATCGGCCGACCTCGCCGAGCCCAACCGCACCGCGATCCACGGCGGCGGCTCCTTCCTGCCGGCCAGCCCGGCCGGCCGCAACGTGCACTGGGGTGTGCGCGAGCACGCCATGGCCGCCGCGATGAACGGCATCACGCTCGTCTCGGGGCAGCGCCACTTCGCGGGCACCTTCCTGGTGTTCAGCGACTACCAGCGCCCCGCGATCCGGCTCGCCAGCCTCATGGGCCTGCCGGTCACCTACCTGTGGAGCCACGACTCGGTCGCCCTCGGCTCCGACGGGCCCACCCACCAGCCGATCGAGCACCTCGCCGCGCTGCGCGCCATGCCCGGCTTCAGCGTCGTGCGCCCTGCCGACGCCGCCGAGACCGCCGCCGCCTGGCTCGCCATCCTGCAGCGCCGCGGCCCGGCCGGACTCGTGCTCGCCCGCCAGCCGATCGAGGTCGCCGCGACGCCCGCCGATGTCGTCGCCGAGGGCGTGCGCCGCGGCGCCTACGTCGTGCGGGATGCCGCCGCGCCGGCCGCGCTGATCGTCGCCACCGGCTCGGAGGTCAGCCTCGCGCTCGGCGCCGCCGAGCAGCTCGCCGCCGACGGCGTGCAGGTGCGCGTCGTCTCGATGCCCTCGCGCGAGTGGTTCGCCGAGCAGGATGCGGACTATCGCGCCGCCGTGCTGCCGGCCGAGCTCGACGTGCGCGTCGTGGTCGAGGCCGCGACCTCCTTCGGCTGGCACGACGTCGCCGGCCCGCACGGTCGCATCCTGAGCATCGACGGCTTCGGCCTCTCGGCACCCGCCGCCGACGCCCTCGCCGCGCGCGGCATGACGGTCGAGAACGTCGTCGCGACCGTGCGCGAGGCGATCGAGGCCCGCGCATGACCGCCACTGCGACCGTCGTCGTCGCCTCCGCGTCCGGACTGCACGCCCGCCCCGCCTCGCTGTTCGCCCAGACCGTCGCCAGGACCGGCCACGCCGTCACGATCCGGCTGACCGCCGGCGACAAGCCCGCGGTGAACGCCGCGAGCCTGATCGCGCTGCTCACCCTGGGAGCCGGACACGGCGCCGAGGTCGAGCTCGACGTCACCGGCGAGCGCGAAGACGAGGTGCTCGCCGAGCTGCGCGATCTGCTCGCGACCGACCTCGACGCGGCCTGAGCCGCATCCGCGTTCCGCATCCCGCGTCCGCCTGACACGACAAGGGCCGCCGATCATCGCGATCGGCGGCCCTTCGTCGGTTCCCGAGAACTCAGTTCTGGAGGTGCCGCTCGTCGGGGCCGACGTACTCGGAGAGCGGGCGGATGAGTGCGTTCGCCTCGAGCTGCTCCATGACGTGGGCGGTCCAGCCGACGACGCGCGAGGCGACGAACAGCGGCGTGAACGTCTTCGTGTCGAAGCCGAGCAGGTGGTAGGCCGGGCCGCTCGGGTAGTCGAGGTTCGGCTTGATGCTCTTCTTCGCCTCCATCGCGTCGGCGAGGCGGTGGTAGAGCGCGACGAGATCGGGTCCGCGACCGGCGGAGACCTCGGCGCCGCCGACACCCCGGAACTCGCCCGACTCGACGAGCTTCTCGAACGCGGCCTGCATCGTCGGCACGCGCGAGTCGCCGTTCTTGTAGACGCGGTGGCCGAAGCCCATGATCTTGCGCTTCTCGGCGAGCGCCGCATCCAGCCACGCCTCGGCGCCGTCGGCCGAGCCGATCTCGTCGAAGACGTCCATGACGGCCTCGTTCGCACCGCCGTGCAGCGGACCCTTGAGCGCGCCGATCGCCGCGACGACGGCCGAGTGCAGGTCGGCGAGCGTCGACGTGACCACCCGCGCGGTGAAAGTCGAGGCGTTGAAGGAGTGCTCGGCGTAGAGCACCATCGAGACCCGGAACACCTCGGCGGCCGCGTCGCTCGGCTCATCGCCGAAGGTCATCCAGAGGAAGTTGCGCGAGTAGTCGAGGTCGTCGCGCGGGGCGACCACGTCGAGCCCGTGGCGGCGGCGCTGGTCGTAGGCGACGATCGCGGGGATCGCCGCGAACAGCCGCTCCGACTTCGCCAGGTTCGCCTCGCGACTCGAGTCGTCGGTCTGCGGGTCGTTCGCGCCGAGCACGCTGACGGCGGTGCGCACGACATCCATCGGGTGCGAGCTCGTCGGCGTCAGGTCGATCGCCGCCTTCACGTTGTCGGCCAGGGCGCGGCCGGCCCGCTCGCGCGCCGTGAACTCCGCCAGCTCGGCCTCGGTCGGCAGCTCGCCGTGCCAGATCAGCCAGGCCACCTGCTCGTACGACAGGGATGCGGCGAGCTCCTGCACCGGATAGCCGCGGTACAGCAGCGAGTTCGTCTCCGGGTTGACCTTCGAGATCGAGGTCGTGTCGACCACGACGCCCGCGAGG encodes:
- a CDS encoding MFS transporter, with amino-acid sequence MIDARHPGGWLRVAPIVIALAWGGNHFVPLMQLYERVYGYSTVEVDLFLAFYVIGLVPGFALSGAWSDRWGRKPVMLGGLVIGVIGSVILATASSSVVGMSVGRLVCGVSVAVGMVVGSSWIKELSVASGRSSSGARRAALSLTAGFGGGAGIGGVLAQWAPLPTVLPYVVQIAATILAGVVLLRAPETRMPDPAVRSLLGDLRIPRHARRRFVRTVLPLAPWVFAAPALAFAVGPNLVADQTGELRVGFATLATVVTLSAGTVVQLLSAPIARLTRERHGVIGMALIAIGAVLVIRAAVTGSIPAVLVAAPLFGAGYGLCMVFGLAAVQNMATPHDLAGLTAVYYSLTYAGFFLPAILAVLAPLVSFPAALIGTAVVVLGCAALVVRGLRRGASA
- a CDS encoding FBP domain-containing protein; the encoded protein is MLPIDEKALRASFVNASRKEVSSLTLPELDEIDFGQLDYLGWRDRKLARRAYLVLSVPDDTAPDGQGLVGVLLRQADAAPRSRAQCSWCQDVRLPNDVVFFSAKRAGAAGRKGDTLGTLLCSEFECSANVRTPPPPAYIGYDIEAARQERMLRLAEHAANFARAVTAEA
- a CDS encoding HAD-IA family hydrolase, producing MVRIPVEGVLFDCDGVLVDSLESAARAWGIWAARWAPAFDFRRDIVHGVRAVDTVRSLVAADDVERANAELERLEVEHVDGTRAIPGAVELTDALPQGLWTVVTSGARELAARRLASAGVARPDGIVAAEDVARGKPDPEPYRRGAELIERDPARCVVFEDAPAGIAAARAAGVGTVIGVGLPAGAGSPDLLVADLRAVSWVDGALVVAPLEPAPAA
- a CDS encoding PTS ascorbate transporter subunit IIC gives rise to the protein MNPVVDGILSVFLDLFRQPAIIVALISLVGLAVQRKSFSDVLKGTVRTLVGFLVLAAGAGVVVGSLGFFGEMFQHAFNVQGVVPNNEAIVGQVLLKYGSAAALIFFFGMIVNIALAALTRFKFIYLSGHVAFYIAAMIAVILGVAGFDTWAVVLWGSLAQGVYMTLSPALIQPFMRKVTGNDDVALGHTGGVGIALSGLVATVTRGKGNSKSTEDIKFPNGLGFLRDTTVIVALSMAVIYVIVGLFAGAPYIEDKLSDGQNFLVFLLMQAATFSAGVFIILAGVRVVLAEIIPAFKGISDRLVKNAKPALDVPIVFPFAPNAVLIGFLSSFVGGIVGLVAMVFMGGAIIVPGVVAHFMTGAASGVIGNAAGGRRGAMLGAFANGLAITFLPLLLLPVLGEIGFANSTFSDADYGIVGLFLGWLSVGGGQIAVIAGILVSIVAMFVATFALRGRDRRRAAVAATDDAAESESISAK
- a CDS encoding PTS sugar transporter subunit IIB — encoded protein: MKFLAVCSTGLGSSFMVHMNIEKALKQLGVTGVDVDHADLGSVAKGDADAVFVGADLAEAAAGLGDVVVLNSIIDQNELTEKVRAAAERHGIAVGGAE
- a CDS encoding PTS sugar transporter subunit IIA, which produces MATTTTRLTNIHRQEGPMLSDHLTPERILFADDVDGWRDAVQRVAAPLLADGSIEPGYVQAMLDSIAAGGTYIDLGFGIALAHARPEAGVNRTGLSSLRVRPAVLLNDEAAHPIDLFLCLAASDPTGHLETMQELAGLLTDAEQRDALLAATTPAEVSAVIDQNGNEG
- a CDS encoding GntR family transcriptional regulator gives rise to the protein MPIANGTSKYVAVREHLLTRIRDLEVGTRLPAEPVLCDEYGVSRITLRHAVDGLIADGFLVREQGRGTFVSAPRYASRYPERFADQVSGFHTQQSREGHAVHTRVIGFEDAAAGAFSSDKLAVNSADRVARLTRLRYVNDALHHLAVTDLPLERFPGILDADFTDGSLFDYLRGAGVTLARNEVVVSLDTADTALAQHLGVEVGEKVLRVDSTVYDSDDVAVSYGTSHFTPQNSEIAFGLHG
- the tkt gene encoding transketolase, which translates into the protein MSTAVPAAPTTDAAGTDAVVARDVDTVTTARLLALDAVEAAGSGHPGTAIALAPVAELLFQKHLRHDPANPDWAGRDRFVLSCGHASILLYTQLFLTGYGLELDDLRSFRALDSLTPGHPEYGHTPGVETTTGPLGQGLATAVGMAMAMKHERASYDADAALGTSPFDRTVWVLASDGDIQEGISAEAAALAGHHRLDNLVVIYDDNDIQIEGSTTLSSSEDVAARFRAHGWEVDRVELAADGDVDVPALDAALAAPRTGRPRLVVLKSQIAWPAPNAVGTAASHGAPLGQAEAAAMREVLGVTTGPFEVADEVLAATRTALTRGAAQHAEWQQRFDAWSAAHPEAAAQLARAQSGLLPEGLEAALPTWQPGEALATRDASGKIIQALAEVMPELWGGSADLAEPNRTAIHGGGSFLPASPAGRNVHWGVREHAMAAAMNGITLVSGQRHFAGTFLVFSDYQRPAIRLASLMGLPVTYLWSHDSVALGSDGPTHQPIEHLAALRAMPGFSVVRPADAAETAAAWLAILQRRGPAGLVLARQPIEVAATPADVVAEGVRRGAYVVRDAAAPAALIVATGSEVSLALGAAEQLAADGVQVRVVSMPSREWFAEQDADYRAAVLPAELDVRVVVEAATSFGWHDVAGPHGRILSIDGFGLSAPAADALAARGMTVENVVATVREAIEARA
- a CDS encoding HPr family phosphocarrier protein translates to MTATATVVVASASGLHARPASLFAQTVARTGHAVTIRLTAGDKPAVNAASLIALLTLGAGHGAEVELDVTGEREDEVLAELRDLLATDLDAA
- a CDS encoding bifunctional 2-methylcitrate synthase/citrate synthase yields the protein MTDTDIKKGLAGVVVDTTSISKVNPETNSLLYRGYPVQELAASLSYEQVAWLIWHGELPTEAELAEFTARERAGRALADNVKAAIDLTPTSSHPMDVVRTAVSVLGANDPQTDDSSREANLAKSERLFAAIPAIVAYDQRRRHGLDVVAPRDDLDYSRNFLWMTFGDEPSDAAAEVFRVSMVLYAEHSFNASTFTARVVTSTLADLHSAVVAAIGALKGPLHGGANEAVMDVFDEIGSADGAEAWLDAALAEKRKIMGFGHRVYKNGDSRVPTMQAAFEKLVESGEFRGVGGAEVSAGRGPDLVALYHRLADAMEAKKSIKPNLDYPSGPAYHLLGFDTKTFTPLFVASRVVGWTAHVMEQLEANALIRPLSEYVGPDERHLQN